Proteins from a single region of Stappia sp. ES.058:
- a CDS encoding NAD-dependent succinate-semialdehyde dehydrogenase, translating to MITEHPLFKQACFIGGLWSHADSGETIEVNNPATGGILGTVPRCGRAETARAIETAYLAFQDWKATTAEERGTLMHALCDAIMENQDALAEILTSEMGKPLAEAKGEIALGVKYVRFFAEQAKRIDGDIIPSPWRGKRILVTKEPVGVAGAITPWNFPHSMISRKLGAALAAGCTMVIKPASQTPYSALAFGALAEKVGFPRGVINVLTGSAADIAAEMCENPLLRKITFTGSTEVGKQLASKASAHMKKISMELGGNAPFIVFDDADLDAAVEGAMVSKFRNSGQTCVCANRIYVQDGIYDAFAEKLAAAIDDLKVGDGLAEKTTQGPLIDMNAVEKVEDHIQDAVSKGGRVITGGKRHANGGSFFQPTLVADVTSEMKVAREETFGPLAPLFRFEAEDEAVARANDTEYGLACYFYTQDLGRAFRVMEALEYGLIGVNEGLITTEVAPFGGVKESGVGNEGSKYGVDDYLNIKYACVGGLGL from the coding sequence ATGATCACTGAGCACCCGCTTTTCAAACAGGCCTGCTTTATCGGCGGACTTTGGTCGCATGCCGACAGCGGAGAGACCATCGAGGTCAACAACCCCGCAACGGGAGGGATTCTAGGGACCGTGCCACGGTGCGGCCGCGCGGAAACAGCGCGCGCCATCGAGACCGCCTATCTTGCGTTTCAGGACTGGAAGGCGACCACTGCGGAGGAACGCGGAACCCTGATGCATGCGCTCTGCGACGCGATCATGGAGAACCAGGACGCGCTTGCCGAAATCCTGACGAGCGAAATGGGCAAGCCGCTTGCGGAAGCCAAGGGCGAGATTGCGCTTGGCGTCAAATACGTTCGCTTTTTCGCCGAACAGGCGAAACGCATCGATGGCGACATCATTCCCTCGCCCTGGCGCGGCAAGCGAATTCTGGTCACGAAGGAGCCGGTCGGCGTTGCCGGCGCGATCACGCCCTGGAATTTTCCCCACTCGATGATCTCGCGCAAACTGGGCGCGGCGCTTGCGGCCGGCTGCACCATGGTGATCAAACCCGCAAGCCAGACCCCCTACTCGGCGCTCGCATTCGGCGCGCTCGCCGAAAAGGTCGGATTTCCACGCGGGGTGATCAATGTACTGACCGGCTCCGCAGCCGACATCGCCGCGGAAATGTGCGAGAATCCGCTGCTGCGCAAGATCACCTTCACCGGCTCGACGGAGGTTGGAAAGCAGCTTGCTTCCAAGGCGTCGGCGCATATGAAGAAGATCTCGATGGAGCTTGGCGGCAACGCCCCCTTCATCGTCTTCGACGATGCCGATCTCGATGCGGCGGTAGAAGGTGCAATGGTCTCGAAATTCCGCAATTCCGGCCAGACATGCGTCTGCGCAAACCGCATTTACGTGCAAGACGGGATCTATGACGCCTTCGCCGAAAAACTGGCCGCGGCAATCGATGACCTGAAGGTCGGCGACGGGCTTGCGGAGAAGACCACCCAAGGGCCGCTGATCGACATGAATGCGGTCGAAAAGGTCGAGGACCACATCCAGGATGCCGTTTCCAAGGGCGGGCGTGTCATCACCGGCGGCAAGCGCCACGCCAATGGCGGCAGCTTTTTTCAGCCGACGCTCGTTGCCGATGTGACATCCGAGATGAAGGTCGCGCGGGAAGAGACCTTCGGCCCCCTCGCCCCGCTTTTCCGCTTCGAAGCGGAAGATGAAGCCGTCGCGCGGGCCAATGATACCGAATACGGGCTTGCCTGCTACTTCTACACCCAGGACCTCGGCCGCGCGTTCCGGGTGATGGAAGCGCTCGAATACGGCCTCATCGGAGTGAACGAAGGGCTGATCACAACGGAAGTGGCACCCTTTGGCGGCGTGAAGGAGTCCGGTGTCGGCAACGAAGGCTCCAAATACGGCGTCGACGACTACCTCAACATCAAATACGCCTGCGTCGGCGGACTGGGGCTTTAG
- a CDS encoding arsenate reductase ArsC has translation MTGSVYNVLFLCTGNSARSIMAEAIMNRVGAGKFRAFSAGSTPKGEVHPFTLDLLKKLEFDTGFARSKAWDEFAEEGAPQLDFVFTVCDNAAGESCPVWPGQPMTAHWGVPDPVAAEGTEAERRYAFADAFRMLNARISVFASLPVESIDGLSLKKSLDDIGRMDDKEPVK, from the coding sequence ATGACCGGTTCGGTTTACAACGTGCTGTTTTTGTGTACGGGAAACTCCGCCCGCTCGATTATGGCCGAAGCAATCATGAACAGGGTCGGGGCGGGAAAATTCCGCGCGTTCTCGGCCGGCTCGACGCCGAAGGGCGAGGTTCATCCCTTCACGCTCGACTTGTTGAAAAAGCTGGAATTCGACACCGGTTTCGCGCGCTCCAAGGCCTGGGACGAGTTCGCCGAAGAAGGTGCACCGCAGCTCGACTTCGTTTTCACCGTCTGCGACAACGCCGCCGGCGAAAGCTGCCCGGTGTGGCCCGGCCAGCCGATGACCGCTCATTGGGGCGTGCCCGATCCGGTTGCGGCTGAAGGTACGGAAGCCGAGCGCCGCTATGCGTTCGCCGATGCGTTCCGCATGCTGAATGCCCGAATTTCCGTGTTCGCCAGCCTTCCGGTCGAAAGCATTGACGGCTTGTCTTTGAAGAAAAGCCTCGATGATATCGGCCGCATGGACGACAAGGAGCCTGTGAAATGA
- a CDS encoding helix-turn-helix transcriptional regulator — MDIIQSLEALAALGQKTRLEVFRLLVKAGADGMHAGEIAEALNVRQNTMSANLAVLLRAGLIRNEREGRTIRYFADMEGVRGLLGFLMEDCCGGNPEMCQPVLDALACEC, encoded by the coding sequence ATGGATATAATTCAGTCACTGGAAGCGCTGGCGGCGCTCGGTCAGAAAACGCGGCTCGAGGTGTTCCGCTTGCTTGTGAAGGCGGGTGCGGACGGGATGCACGCCGGCGAGATCGCAGAAGCGCTCAATGTGCGCCAGAACACCATGTCGGCCAATCTGGCGGTGCTCTTGCGCGCGGGCCTCATCCGCAACGAACGCGAAGGCCGGACTATCCGCTATTTCGCCGATATGGAGGGCGTGCGGGGGCTTCTCGGTTTTCTTATGGAGGACTGTTGCGGAGGCAACCCGGAGATGTGCCAGCCGGTGCTTGACGCGCTTGCCTGCGAGTGTTGA
- a CDS encoding Ldh family oxidoreductase: MTQPVTLTLEEADALVRKVLVACDTAPDNAASVARALVAAEADGQGGHGLSRVPSYAAQSRCGKVDGHARPVVSRPTPALLRVDAGFGFAFPAFDVAIDVLPEMAAASGIAMAAIRRSHHFGQAGAHCERLAEKGLVAFVFGNTPKAIAPWGGKAALYGTNPIAFAAPIAAGVPPLVIDLAVSRAARGKIMAAQKAGTTIPDGWALDRDGKPTTDPTAALAGTMIPIGEAKGAALALMVEVMAAAVAGACLAFEATSLLNADGAPPDLGQTIIAIDPGPSSGGVYGERMAALVSGIEAEEGARIPGTRRLERRARAAREGIAVSAPLYREVMDLAGASRRD; the protein is encoded by the coding sequence ATGACGCAACCGGTGACACTGACGCTTGAAGAGGCGGATGCGCTTGTTCGCAAGGTTCTGGTGGCCTGCGATACGGCGCCGGACAACGCGGCAAGCGTTGCCCGGGCGCTTGTCGCCGCAGAGGCTGACGGACAGGGCGGGCACGGTCTTTCCCGTGTGCCCTCCTATGCCGCCCAGTCGCGGTGCGGCAAGGTCGACGGTCATGCCCGGCCGGTCGTGTCGCGTCCGACGCCCGCGCTGCTTCGCGTCGATGCGGGCTTCGGGTTTGCCTTTCCCGCCTTCGATGTCGCGATCGATGTCCTGCCGGAAATGGCGGCCGCATCCGGCATCGCGATGGCCGCGATTCGACGGTCCCACCATTTCGGGCAAGCGGGTGCGCACTGTGAAAGGCTGGCGGAGAAGGGCCTTGTCGCCTTCGTGTTCGGCAACACGCCGAAGGCCATAGCGCCCTGGGGCGGCAAGGCAGCGCTTTACGGCACCAACCCGATCGCATTCGCAGCGCCGATTGCCGCCGGGGTGCCTCCGCTTGTGATCGACCTTGCGGTATCGCGGGCCGCACGAGGCAAGATCATGGCCGCGCAAAAGGCGGGCACGACGATCCCGGACGGCTGGGCGCTCGACAGGGACGGAAAGCCGACAACGGATCCGACCGCTGCTCTTGCCGGCACGATGATTCCCATTGGCGAGGCCAAGGGGGCGGCTCTCGCGCTTATGGTTGAGGTTATGGCGGCAGCCGTTGCCGGTGCGTGCCTGGCATTCGAGGCAACCAGCCTGCTCAATGCGGACGGCGCCCCACCCGACCTTGGCCAGACGATCATCGCCATCGACCCGGGGCCATCATCCGGTGGCGTCTATGGCGAGCGCATGGCGGCGCTGGTTTCCGGGATCGAAGCGGAGGAGGGCGCGCGTATTCCCGGCACGCGTCGGCTGGAACGCCGGGCGCGTGCCGCGCGCGAGGGGATTGCCGTTTCGGCGCCGCTCTATCGGGAAGTCATGGATCTTGCGGGCGCGTCCCGACGGGACTGA
- a CDS encoding translocation/assembly module TamB domain-containing protein, with product MTASLPIRLGVSLIRITLRVVLGLAILLAFLAIGTLAVLQTDAGRRNAAGLIGWIASNENGGIALDGLSVDWDLDLRLASLVVRDVDGPYLSVSGLDLAWRPSALLSGVVAVDQLLVERVALARLPASPATADPEPATEAGLPALPAVVLEAASIETIDLGAAVAGTPMRLAATAELRTEAAPQSLSGKVSITRTDDTDGEVDAQLRFDRDAGVLAVSVAAREPRGGLAARLLQIDGLPALDLSIKGEGPLNDWRAELALKLDGETDVSGTARLSRSTSSSGTAQRTLEASISGRLTPLAPPLAGAFLMGETRITATALMSDDFTPQNVELSAASDTLSSDVAATFDLQSSTLDATANLRLSAGGDALIALELPERRVTLGETTVSAMAKGPLSELSWTVDLASASLDTTEVALDSARVVLDGEDLDATNPSAAIAATVSATIERLSPKADGAAEFAGPLQADAKLTLDPTTLATEIGSFDADFAPFTLSARGTVSPDTVNTDLTLNVSDTARLDPQLSGALSVEAHVEGPLSGPMITADANAERLTLAGKPVRNLRLSARADTNPEALSADIDLDADVDGNALTATLRATPEGDGLSVPTLTIRAGDNTLSGTLLIADLTRTTQTLTGNLTIDAPDLSEFSALALTELSGQLSGDVAVTQDDGSAAAHVQLTGADISAAGTSLGTLDADVRLRDLFTAPALDGKARVTGVVAGGTPIDRVTATASGTGSSTDFTLDARLAKGENADGLALDGTLATGDGGMNLLLKTLDGRYRGLETRLVDPARIVSSQSGTRIEPFSLRLGDGTITVAGNVGDALDATADIKAVPLSLANALAPGFAIAGTLDGKVTVSGQTSDPIADWRLNAGSLAAAPLRENGLPALSVASTGRFSGNRLTQTTRITGPNDLSVVAEGPVSLDGAGSLDIGVNGTLPLAVARQKLILAGFSADGSLSVSGRIGGSFSSPTYALTLQPKNVSTTQLATGLSLRNLSGTIEINNSGIALNTLRADIAGGGSLSASGRVGLDAGMPADLRVQVQNGRYSDGRIVQATVSADITLTGPLASTQTAARLGGSVTIERADITIPSSLPGAIDPVAVTHKNAPAAVRAQDRALHGEGGGGGGEAGARPIALDIMINAPGQIFVRGRGLDAEMGGSLKLAGTVAAPQAIGSFSMRRGHFNVLSRRVEFSKGEVGFTGSLTPRLDFAATSQTSDAVITITVKGQADAPEIGFSSSPDLPQDEILAQFLFDRSMSELSPTQIAQLGASVLTLTGGSGAGPLGSLRQSLGLDAIDVQTGGEGGPSLAVGKYLSDNIYLGVKQGSGADSSRVTVDIDITKSLKLRGEVGADGESKAGIFFEREFGK from the coding sequence ATGACCGCTTCACTTCCGATCCGGTTGGGGGTTTCGCTGATCCGCATCACGCTGCGCGTGGTCCTTGGTCTCGCGATTCTCCTCGCCTTTCTCGCCATCGGCACACTCGCCGTGCTGCAGACGGATGCAGGCCGCCGCAACGCCGCCGGTCTGATCGGCTGGATCGCATCGAATGAAAACGGCGGCATTGCCCTCGACGGTCTTTCCGTCGATTGGGATCTCGATCTGCGGCTTGCCTCACTGGTCGTGCGCGATGTCGATGGTCCCTATCTCTCTGTTTCGGGACTGGACCTGGCGTGGCGCCCCTCAGCGCTTCTTTCCGGCGTCGTGGCCGTCGACCAACTCTTGGTCGAGCGCGTTGCGCTGGCACGGTTGCCCGCCTCGCCTGCAACGGCCGATCCAGAACCGGCAACGGAAGCCGGCCTGCCCGCCCTTCCCGCCGTCGTGCTTGAGGCCGCCAGCATCGAGACAATTGACCTGGGAGCGGCGGTTGCCGGAACCCCGATGCGTCTCGCGGCGACGGCGGAGCTGCGCACCGAAGCCGCGCCCCAGTCGCTTTCGGGCAAGGTCAGCATCACGCGAACCGACGACACCGACGGAGAGGTCGATGCGCAACTGCGTTTCGACCGGGATGCCGGCGTGCTTGCGGTTTCGGTGGCCGCACGTGAACCGCGTGGCGGCCTCGCCGCACGGCTCCTTCAGATCGACGGGTTGCCGGCGCTTGATCTTTCGATCAAGGGCGAGGGACCGCTGAACGACTGGCGGGCCGAACTGGCCCTCAAGCTCGACGGCGAAACGGACGTGTCCGGCACCGCCCGGCTTTCGCGGTCCACGTCATCCTCCGGCACCGCGCAGCGCACCCTTGAGGCGTCGATCTCCGGGCGTTTGACCCCGCTCGCTCCGCCTCTTGCGGGCGCCTTCCTGATGGGCGAAACACGGATCACCGCGACCGCGCTGATGAGCGACGACTTCACACCGCAAAACGTCGAGCTATCGGCCGCAAGCGACACCCTGTCGAGCGACGTCGCCGCCACGTTCGATCTCCAGAGCAGCACGCTGGATGCAACGGCAAATCTCCGTCTTTCCGCAGGCGGCGACGCCCTGATCGCCCTCGAACTGCCCGAGAGACGGGTCACGCTCGGCGAAACGACGGTCTCGGCGATGGCAAAGGGGCCGCTTTCGGAACTTTCATGGACCGTCGATCTGGCTTCCGCGTCGCTCGACACCACCGAGGTCGCGCTCGACTCCGCGCGGGTGGTGCTGGATGGCGAAGATCTCGACGCAACCAATCCGTCAGCCGCGATTGCGGCGACGGTCTCGGCCACAATCGAACGGCTCTCGCCAAAGGCGGACGGCGCGGCCGAATTCGCAGGCCCCTTGCAGGCCGATGCGAAGCTGACACTGGATCCAACAACCCTCGCCACCGAGATCGGGTCTTTCGATGCGGATTTCGCGCCCTTCACGCTCTCCGCGCGCGGAACCGTCAGTCCCGATACGGTGAACACCGATCTGACCCTCAACGTTTCCGATACGGCGCGACTGGACCCGCAACTTTCCGGTGCACTGAGCGTTGAGGCCCATGTCGAGGGGCCGCTTTCCGGTCCCATGATCACCGCGGACGCCAACGCGGAGCGGCTCACACTCGCCGGCAAGCCCGTTCGCAACCTGCGGCTTTCTGCAAGGGCCGACACGAATCCGGAGGCACTGTCCGCCGATATCGACCTGGACGCAGATGTGGACGGCAACGCCCTGACCGCCACTCTTCGGGCCACGCCGGAGGGTGACGGGCTGAGCGTCCCGACACTCACAATCAGGGCGGGCGACAACACGCTATCCGGCACTCTCCTGATCGCAGACCTGACCCGAACAACGCAGACACTCACCGGCAATCTGACCATCGACGCGCCGGACCTTTCCGAGTTTTCAGCGCTCGCCCTGACCGAGCTCTCCGGCCAGCTCTCGGGGGATGTGGCGGTAACGCAAGACGATGGGTCGGCCGCCGCGCACGTTCAGTTGACCGGCGCGGACATCTCGGCCGCGGGAACAAGCCTTGGCACCCTCGACGCCGACGTCAGGCTGCGCGACCTCTTCACGGCGCCGGCCCTTGACGGCAAGGCGCGCGTCACGGGAGTGGTGGCCGGTGGAACGCCCATCGACCGGGTGACCGCCACAGCCAGCGGGACCGGCAGCAGCACGGATTTCACACTCGATGCCCGTCTCGCAAAGGGAGAGAACGCGGACGGCCTGGCGCTCGACGGCACGCTTGCCACCGGCGACGGCGGCATGAACCTGCTGTTGAAGACGCTTGACGGACGCTATCGCGGCCTTGAAACACGGCTCGTCGATCCCGCGCGGATCGTGTCTTCACAAAGCGGCACCAGGATCGAACCATTTTCGCTGCGACTTGGCGATGGCACCATCACCGTTGCCGGAAACGTTGGCGATGCACTCGATGCGACCGCCGATATCAAGGCCGTCCCGCTATCACTTGCCAACGCCCTTGCGCCAGGCTTTGCCATTGCCGGAACCCTCGACGGCAAGGTGACGGTCTCGGGACAGACCTCGGACCCGATTGCCGATTGGCGGCTGAACGCCGGCAGCCTTGCCGCCGCCCCGTTGCGCGAGAACGGCCTGCCCGCGCTGTCAGTCGCGTCCACTGGCCGGTTCTCGGGAAACAGACTGACCCAGACCACCAGGATCACGGGGCCAAACGACCTGTCGGTGGTCGCAGAAGGGCCGGTCAGCCTGGATGGAGCCGGATCTCTCGACATCGGCGTCAACGGCACCCTCCCCCTGGCTGTGGCACGCCAGAAGCTCATTCTTGCCGGCTTTTCGGCAGACGGCAGCCTTTCGGTCAGCGGGCGTATCGGCGGGAGCTTCTCCTCACCGACCTATGCCTTGACCCTTCAACCGAAAAACGTCAGCACAACCCAGTTGGCAACCGGACTGTCCCTGCGCAACCTTTCCGGCACCATCGAAATAAACAACAGCGGAATAGCACTGAACACGCTGCGCGCGGATATTGCCGGCGGCGGCTCGCTGAGCGCCAGCGGACGGGTCGGCCTCGATGCCGGCATGCCGGCCGATCTACGGGTGCAAGTCCAGAACGGCCGCTACTCTGACGGGCGGATCGTCCAGGCGACCGTCAGCGCGGATATCACGCTGACGGGTCCTCTTGCCAGCACGCAAACCGCGGCGCGGCTGGGGGGCTCTGTCACCATCGAACGCGCCGACATCACCATTCCAAGCAGCCTGCCAGGTGCGATCGATCCTGTCGCCGTCACGCACAAGAATGCACCCGCGGCAGTGCGGGCTCAGGACCGCGCGCTGCATGGCGAGGGCGGCGGAGGCGGCGGAGAGGCCGGAGCGCGGCCGATCGCGCTCGACATCATGATCAATGCCCCTGGACAGATCTTTGTACGCGGGCGCGGTCTGGATGCCGAAATGGGCGGCAGCCTCAAGCTTGCGGGAACGGTCGCAGCCCCTCAGGCGATCGGCTCTTTCTCGATGCGGCGCGGCCATTTCAACGTGTTGTCGCGACGTGTCGAGTTTTCCAAGGGCGAGGTTGGTTTCACCGGTTCCTTGACCCCGCGGCTCGACTTCGCCGCCACATCGCAGACCAGCGATGCCGTGATCACCATCACGGTGAAGGGCCAGGCGGATGCGCCGGAGATCGGCTTCAGTTCCTCACCCGATCTGCCGCAGGACGAAATCCTGGCGCAGTTCCTGTTCGACCGAAGCATGAGCGAGCTCAGCCCGACACAGATCGCGCAGCTTGGCGCGTCCGTCCTGACCCTGACCGGGGGCAGCGGCGCAGGTCCGCTCGGCAGCCTGCGCCAATCGCTCGGCCTCGACGCCATCGATGTGCAAACCGGCGGCGAGGGAGGCCCGTCCTTGGCGGTAGGCAAATATCTCAGTGACAACATCTACCTCGGCGTCAAACAGGGAAGCGGCGCTGATTCCAGCCGCGTGACGGTGGATATCGACATCACCAAGTCGCTGAAGCTGCGGGGCGAAGTCGGCGCCGACGGAGAATCGAAGGCCGGTATCTTCTTCGAGCGCGAATTCGGCAAATGA
- the arsH gene encoding arsenical resistance protein ArsH, with protein sequence MPAVDPQGLSPVDHRYLAASDDPGHAPRILLLYGSLRKRSFSRLVAEEAERLLTWHGCETRVFDPRGLPLPDAEEPDHPKVRELRELAMWSEGMVWVSPERHGAMTGIMKAQIDWLPLSLGGVRPTQGKTLAVMQVCGGSQSFNAVNQMRILGRWMRMVTIPNQSSVPKAFTEFGDDDRMTPSPYYNRIVDVVEELVKFTWMVRGRSDYLVDRYSERVETREALSARVNQRAI encoded by the coding sequence ATGCCGGCGGTCGATCCGCAGGGGCTTTCGCCGGTCGACCATCGCTATCTGGCCGCCAGCGACGATCCGGGGCACGCGCCGCGCATCCTGTTGCTCTATGGATCGCTTCGCAAGCGTTCGTTTTCCCGGTTGGTCGCGGAGGAGGCGGAGCGGCTGTTGACATGGCACGGCTGCGAGACGCGGGTGTTCGATCCGCGCGGTCTCCCGCTTCCAGATGCAGAAGAGCCCGACCACCCCAAGGTCAGGGAATTGCGCGAGCTTGCCATGTGGTCGGAAGGCATGGTGTGGGTCTCGCCGGAGCGCCACGGCGCCATGACCGGCATCATGAAGGCGCAGATCGACTGGCTGCCGTTGTCGCTTGGCGGGGTGCGCCCGACACAGGGCAAGACACTGGCGGTGATGCAGGTCTGCGGCGGATCGCAAAGCTTCAACGCGGTGAACCAGATGCGCATTCTGGGTCGCTGGATGCGCATGGTCACGATTCCCAACCAGTCGTCCGTGCCCAAGGCCTTTACCGAATTCGGCGACGATGACCGCATGACGCCATCACCCTACTACAATCGCATCGTCGATGTGGTGGAGGAACTGGTGAAATTCACCTGGATGGTCCGCGGCCGCTCCGACTATCTGGTTGATCGGTACTCGGAACGCGTTGAAACCCGCGAAGCGCTGTCGGCGCGGGTGAACCAGCGCGCGATCTGA
- the cobD gene encoding threonine-phosphate decarboxylase CobD yields the protein MKHGGDLGAAIARHGGLAQDWLDLSTGINPHAYPLDMAPTPAAWTRLPARAAHNRLLDVARTAYGVPDQLGLVAAPGTQALLPHLPGLLPAGDVAIVGPTYTSHADVWRRSGRKVVEITSPYFEPSPDTRVIVIVNPNNPDGRLVDPKSLRHHAETMAERGGLLIVDEAFADCVPGASVLPHLEGVAALVLRSFGKFYGLAGLRLGFAAGPREITDALAASLESWAVSGPALEIGTRALADTAWQNAMCAQLADEAADLTLLLQMRGLSVFGGTPLYVLAGTRDAAGVHEALARQKIWTRTFDYAPTWLRIGLPGGADPLARLDDALAHALSTVAG from the coding sequence ATGAAACACGGTGGCGATCTCGGCGCGGCAATCGCGCGCCATGGCGGGCTTGCACAGGACTGGCTGGATCTTTCCACCGGCATCAACCCCCATGCCTATCCGCTGGATATGGCCCCGACGCCGGCCGCCTGGACCCGCTTGCCCGCGCGCGCGGCCCACAACCGCCTGCTCGACGTCGCGCGCACCGCCTATGGCGTGCCGGACCAGCTGGGGCTGGTGGCCGCACCGGGGACACAGGCACTCCTGCCACACCTCCCCGGACTTTTGCCGGCAGGCGATGTCGCCATCGTCGGCCCGACCTATACGAGCCACGCGGATGTCTGGCGCCGGTCGGGACGCAAGGTTGTCGAGATCACCTCTCCTTATTTCGAACCATCGCCCGATACGCGCGTGATCGTCATCGTCAATCCGAACAATCCCGACGGACGTCTGGTCGACCCGAAGAGCCTGCGCCACCACGCCGAGACAATGGCGGAACGCGGCGGTCTGCTGATTGTCGACGAAGCCTTCGCCGACTGCGTGCCCGGAGCCAGCGTCCTGCCGCATCTCGAGGGCGTCGCCGCGCTCGTGTTGCGCTCCTTCGGCAAATTCTACGGGCTGGCCGGCCTTCGGCTGGGGTTTGCCGCCGGGCCGAGAGAGATCACGGACGCGCTCGCCGCCTCGCTGGAAAGCTGGGCTGTCTCGGGTCCGGCGCTGGAGATCGGCACCCGCGCGCTCGCCGACACCGCCTGGCAGAACGCCATGTGCGCGCAGCTTGCCGACGAGGCCGCCGATCTGACGCTGCTGCTTCAGATGCGGGGCTTGAGCGTCTTTGGCGGCACGCCGCTCTACGTGCTCGCCGGCACGCGCGACGCGGCGGGCGTGCATGAGGCACTGGCCCGCCAGAAGATCTGGACCCGCACCTTCGACTATGCCCCGACATGGCTGAGAATCGGTCTCCCGGGCGGTGCGGACCCGCTGGCGCGTCTCGACGACGCGCTCGCCCACGCCCTTTCAACCGTGGCAGGTTAG
- the arsC gene encoding arsenate reductase (glutaredoxin) (This arsenate reductase requires both glutathione and glutaredoxin to convert arsenate to arsenite, after which the efflux transporter formed by ArsA and ArsB can extrude the arsenite from the cell, providing resistance.): MTIVIHHNPDCGTSRNVLAAIRASGAEPVVIEYLKTGWTRPQLLALFAAADLTPRTALRTSKSPAEDLGLTDPDVDDETILTAMLEHPVLVNRPIVASPKGVRLCRPSEAVLDLIDESALADFRKEDGTPLAHPVAREA; the protein is encoded by the coding sequence ATGACGATTGTGATCCATCACAATCCAGACTGCGGCACATCGCGCAACGTTCTGGCCGCGATCCGCGCCAGCGGCGCGGAGCCGGTGGTGATCGAGTATCTGAAGACCGGATGGACCCGCCCGCAGCTTCTGGCGCTGTTCGCCGCCGCCGACCTGACGCCGCGCACCGCCCTGCGCACGTCGAAGTCGCCGGCCGAAGACCTGGGACTGACCGACCCGGACGTGGACGACGAGACGATCCTGACGGCAATGCTGGAGCATCCGGTGCTGGTCAACCGCCCGATCGTCGCCAGCCCGAAGGGCGTGCGGTTGTGCAGGCCTTCCGAAGCCGTGCTCGACCTGATCGATGAGTCTGCGCTGGCCGATTTTCGCAAGGAAGACGGCACGCCGCTGGCGCATCCGGTTGCCCGTGAGGCCTGA